The Amphiprion ocellaris isolate individual 3 ecotype Okinawa chromosome 24, ASM2253959v1, whole genome shotgun sequence DNA window TGGTATTAAGTCTGAGTGTAGAATAAGGCTGAACTGTGACACTTCTCTCCCAGTTATTACTGCAGAAAGTTTAAATCAAGCTGCAGCTGCACTCTGAAGGGGGGAGTCTCTAATGTGAGTCCATTATCACGACGCTATTAAACTTTTTATAATCCATTACAGCTTAATAGGCTGCTGCGCTGCGTCCTTCAGCTTCAATGCCAGCAGGCTCACGTCCTGCACAAGAGTCATTGAAGCTTCGCCAGGATTCCACCTCCAACCTCCCAGCAGGAGGCGGGAGGTTGGAGACAGAGGACAATGTCCCACTGGAGTGTGGTTGTTATCCCGGATGAATGGACAGATTAGTCCTGCTGGAGGACACTCTGCAGGGTTCAGACTTTCTCATTAGACAACAGAGACTTTAAGTTTAATTCAGGGATGTATTTTGCAAAGTCATTTTCCACTGAAAACTTCCTGAGTTTGACCTTTGTATGAGGAGACCTCTGTGGGTTTAATTGTGTCTGGTGGATTTTCTCTccctgtatttatatttactgcCAAAAAAAACTCCATTCGAATGAGAAATAAGCCAAAAACCGTGTCACCTTGGTGCACGTTGCTCAGATTTATAGTTACCTTTCACTCTGTGTCCTCCAATAATCGTTCAGGATCGCAGCCAAAACCCGAAGCAGCACTCGCTAAATATACCCTCACCAGCCAGTTTCTTACCGCCGTTACGTAACTCTGTCCTCCTTAATGTCGGCGTGGGAATCCACCCGGAGTGGCTCCATCTGAGCGTCATCGTTTGCATTTTGAACATGTTCTTCTGTTCTGCATTCAGGTGCAGTCTGTCGGTCCACACGGAGACAGCCAACCCAGCCGAGCCGTCCACTTCAGGACGCTGGAGAGGAGCGACCACTACCCTGCTGGAGTCCTGGACCACCGTAAATACACCaacacagcagagacacacacacacacagcagagacacacacacacacagcagagacacacacacacacagcagagacacacaccaacacagcagagacacacacacacacagcagagacacacacacacacagcagagacacacacacacacagcagagacacacaccaacacagcagagacacacaccaacacagcagagacacacacacacacagcagagacacacacacacacagcagagacacacacacacacagcagagacacacaccaacacagcagagacacacaccgacacagcagagacacacaccgacacagcagagacacacacacacacagcagagacacacacacacacagcagagacacacacacacacagcagagacacacaccgacacagcagagacacacaccgacacagcagagacacacaccgacacagcagagacacacacacacacagcagagacacacacacacacagcagagacacacacacacacagcagagacacacacacacacagcagagacacacacacacacagcagagacacacaccgacacagcagagacacacaccgacacagcagagacacacacacacacagcagagacacacacacacacagcagagacacacacacacacagcagagacacacacacacacagcagagacacacacacacacagcagagacacacagacacactcacaaatacatgcaacacagcaaacagagacacacagatacacgcaacacaacagagacacacagatacacgcaacacaacagagacacacagacacaccaacacaacaaacagagacacacaccgGCTGCAGTTTCTTCCAGACTCACGTTCTTTTACTCTTTCTGACTCCACTGATGTGAAATCTGATGATCAAGCGTTGGTGAATCATCCTATCTGTGCTGACGAGAGCGTTTCATCTGGACATGCTGATTAAACCAGTTATCGTCTGATCTGAAGCTAAAAACCAAAGTTTAGGTTGAAACTCAAAGAttctttaactctctgaaccttAAAACCCTTAATGTGGCCTCACAAaactgagcttaaaattgtgataattCCTCGAAATAATTttatcttgtttaaaaattgtccagaaataGAATGTTTGCAATAACCACATTtggtaaaaagcaaaaaaatcctGCTCTCCGTAACACAGCTGTTAGACCATGACTGACtgacatgagacaaaaattcgGATTTCTGAGAGGAGACAAataggaaacaaattaaaaatgtaaataatgaaatgtcTGCCCTCTGTAACATCTGCTGTTAGCACAACTCTCCAGTCGATTTATAATCCtgagataaatgtcataatttacCTCATATTGATCATGTTATGTTGCACCTTCCTCAACATTCCCACAATGTTAAAaacatttgactgtattttttttaacactttactATTGTTGTATAGATTCTCCCTGTTTTGTTGAGTTAAACATAATAACTAGGAAAAAAATCTCACAAGAAATCAtaataatttacacattaactgATGAATGAAGGGCATACAGGCCAAAACTGTCCataatgttgattaaaaaatgttttttttactcttattttACAGGAACATAGAGCAGATCAGAGACATATagggaaacaaactgaaaatgcaattagtaaaatatctattttatgTGAATACTTACAGACATGTAAAACAATCTAGCATCATGTCTGTGCTGTActgcattaaaacattttttctcttctatccatgcttgttctgtttccatggaggttcaggactttatattgcagtaaaaaattatcccacagtgaggaaaaatgtgacaggagcaaagaaaaccACCCAGAATCTGCTGCCTGGAGTCCACAGGGTTAAATCTGCCTCCTACAACAACAACGTACACAACCTCTGCAGACTATTTCTGTACACGTCAGCAAAAAGCACCAAATGCTCCGTTTACCGCGTTTGTTGATGATGAGGAAAGCAGCACCAGCCTTACAATAACGAACAGATAGAACATGTGTTTGTCCTCAGATGAACCAGCGATGGAGGGTCTGGGAATGAGTCCTCACCTGCAGACCGGAGAGCTGCTCATCATCACCACCGTGCTGCTGCTGTGGGCAGGTCAGTCCTGCTGCCGGGTTTGTGTTCACGTTTAGGGGCGTGTTAAAGGGATGGACCCATTATTGTAGCCATTTGTCTGATAATCatcatcagtgtttttattgataaataaaatgctctacttcaggtGTGATGTCTgtcatcactctgtggtctcagaaacgtctctcaagcagagacaaaaaatacaaaaaaagaacaagaaacacaaatcaggaaattagcttctcacACATTGGCTAAGGCTACgctaacggctagcggctaagttagaaaGCAGCCACAAATTAACTTGAAACAGAGTCTGAAAAACTATAATTACTCCACAGCGGAGTCATGTGACGATctgcgtctgtctgtccgtccgtctgtctgtaaCATTCCTCTAAatcagactaacggatttggatgtaatttccagggaaggtcagaaatgactcaaggaccaattgattagattttggcagtgatgcggcttctagtctggatccacggattggttaaagatttctgtatcattgccagatagcggtaCGGCGtaactgtaaccatgacaacaagtgaacactacatgatcacatgattgcgatcctactacaaatccaccgctgaggacttatcaggacttatccatcagaaatgattgaaggtcatttctgaccttccctgaaaatttcatccaaatccgttagtctgtttttgaggaatgttgacaacagacagacagacagacagacagacggataaatgtacactgatcatcacataactctgctgttccttggcggagttataAAGAAGTCCAGtgatgaatgacaggttctctgctatcccACGccgttaaaacattacatttactgTATCAGCTCAGCTGAAATATACCGGTTGGCGTGTTTCTTCTCGTGTTTGACCCGTGTTTATCTCCTGCAGCCGTCATCGCACTCTTCTGCCGGCAGTATGACATCATCAAAGACAACGACTCCAACGGCACCAAGGAGAAAGCCAAGAGGCCGCTGGTGCGAGCCTCGTCGTCCTACTACAACGCCTCAGCCGGCAGCTCGCCCATCTACCACAACGGAGCCGTTCGCAGCAGCAGGGTGACTCATTCACAGAAAACTTCCTCCTCTGAGTTGTTGCAGCACTTTTCTCTGTGATGCAGGATTATTCCTGGAATATTTAGTTTCCTCTGAAGGCCCTTTGTAGCTGCATCGAGTATCTCCTAGCAACCAGAGCTGCTGCCTTCAGGCTAAATATAAAACCACAGGCTGCAAGCAGAGCTAGCTGGGTTGTTCCACCTCAGATCACATCTCACATTAGCCTGAAACTTTCTTTTATCATAAACTATGcttatttaaaatggtatctttGACATACCTAATAGTTTCCAAATAAAAGTTGGTCAGAAGTCGACCCACACATGGACATggacacaaaaactgaaattttcacGATTAtctctcatcatgtcattgattcagaatctgcaatatattaaaaagcaaactttaacaaaaaatattgatcATACATCAGTCAGCTAGTGATGTTTTCTTAAtcatgtagctgcatgtcacaatagtacaaaataaaatagaatagttaaatatgaaatactcTGTCACTTAAattgaagttatttttgtttaccTTTAGTAACTTAGCAGATACGACAAGTTGTACcaataaaaaacaagataatGGTGCTAATACCatagctaatggtgttaaaaggctcattgatgattagaaaacccttgtgcagttatgttagcacatggataaaagtgtgagaacatggaattgtctggatgaccccaaacttttgggcGGTAGTGTAGATTTCTTGACAGTACCTTGCTTAATTTGTGCAGGAAAAAGTTCTCAgacaaactgcttttcttctccttgTGGTCAATTAAGCCCTTTTGAATGCTTGATTTTTAGcaaacatttgacaaaaatacTAATTTAGGTCTCTGAAATGTAGCAAACCGTGACTGTACATGACTACAAACTGAGGTTAACTTTGGGATCAGTGCCAGAGCTGAGAACGTGTTGCTCTGTGGAGACTCTGCATgttaattaaatgaaatgaatccTGAGCTGGAGGATCGGTCCGCTGGGAGCAGTCAGTCCTGTGCTCTAGATGTCCTGCCATCAGCTTATTGATTAGCCAGTAAATCTCTAGCAGACATCATGGACCAGGACACGTGGCAGCTCATGTGGATGttcatgttttcttcttctcttgcaGCTGCACAgggcctcctcctccatcagcatCATCAGGGTCTGAGTCTGGATGTTGGTTCGGAGACTTTGGACGGGGAAGAGCATCGCTGGGATTTCCAGAGTCtaatttattgtaaaatatgGACAAAGGAAGCAGCACTGGATGCAGATCAGATTCAAAGGCAGCGCTGCGGAGTCAGTGGTGGactgctgccctctagtggccggagatctcctgcttcctcccaggTCACAGACAGATTGTGAATATTTGCCAGCATGATTGCAGAGTCCTGTCTGAAGCTCTTTTGAGGTGTTCCACTGATTTTCATTGTCTAGAATCACATGTTTGAATTCCTTTTTGATGACTAGTCTGTGATTAGTTCAGCTCAGTAGTTCGATGTACAGCACTAACATCAGAGAAGTGTTCCACGTAGCTTCAGCATTAACTCAGAGC harbors:
- the LOC111573292 gene encoding fibronectin type III domain-containing protein 4-like, producing the protein MTASPHLEPGLLLLLLACCLSPRTGATVPAAPVNVSVTQLRAHSAMVTWNVPQGDTVIGYAISQQRQDGLMQRSIREVNTSSRWCVLWDLDEDTHYSVQVQSVGPHGDSQPSRAVHFRTLERSDHYPAGVLDHHEPAMEGLGMSPHLQTGELLIITTVLLLWAAVIALFCRQYDIIKDNDSNGTKEKAKRPLVRASSSYYNASAGSSPIYHNGAVRSSRLHRASSSISIIRV